In Nocardia sputorum, a single genomic region encodes these proteins:
- a CDS encoding Uma2 family endonuclease, whose protein sequence is MAMPVPHGDGWTAADLDHMPEDGLRYEVLNGQLVVNAAPKPRHQLLIRWLGRALDAVLPPGRLVLEGVGVLIGDDEPIPDLVVVTDSIDVDARGVPAHQVELVVEVVSKSTTLQDRMVKPVVYAEAGIANYWRFEPNAFKGQLPGESLPVLFAHELGADHTYELTHRVSAGNTVTLRSPFEFTIDPATLLP, encoded by the coding sequence ATGGCGATGCCAGTTCCGCATGGCGACGGCTGGACGGCTGCCGACCTCGACCACATGCCCGAAGACGGATTGCGTTACGAGGTGTTGAATGGTCAGCTCGTCGTGAATGCCGCGCCCAAGCCTCGCCACCAGTTGTTGATCAGGTGGCTGGGGCGGGCCCTCGACGCGGTGTTGCCTCCTGGCCGTTTGGTGCTGGAAGGCGTCGGCGTACTGATAGGCGATGACGAGCCGATCCCGGACCTCGTCGTGGTGACCGACTCGATCGACGTAGACGCGAGAGGTGTTCCTGCGCACCAGGTAGAACTGGTTGTAGAAGTCGTGTCGAAATCCACGACGCTGCAAGACCGCATGGTCAAACCGGTGGTCTATGCGGAAGCCGGCATAGCGAACTACTGGCGTTTCGAGCCCAACGCTTTCAAGGGGCAGTTGCCGGGGGAGTCTCTCCCCGTCCTGTTCGCCCACGAACTCGGTGCCGACCACACCTACGAACTGACGCACCGGGTGTCCGCTGGCAACACGGTCACCCTGCGCAGTCCCTTCGAATTCACGATCGACCCGGCAACTCTCCTCCCCTGA
- a CDS encoding Uma2 family endonuclease yields the protein MSAPEKQQVLRVTAEQFADGATAGLGDIEIVDGRVVRLLAQSPVHSRVVRRLAGMLESARRDGGPCMVVDSDVAARFADTESTAADRRLNIRYPDIWIRDCEPYDVNTVREHILLVVEVTSESTIDADITDKRIQYAAAGIPRYLIVRLDQKEERIEEIEEYRLDWSGRRYRAHTVHRRVLLLDDPVEATIPFDVLEQP from the coding sequence ATGAGCGCTCCCGAAAAGCAACAGGTGCTGCGTGTGACCGCCGAGCAGTTCGCCGATGGGGCGACTGCCGGACTCGGTGACATCGAGATCGTCGACGGGCGCGTGGTGCGACTGCTGGCCCAGAGCCCCGTGCACAGCCGGGTGGTCCGGCGGCTGGCCGGGATGCTGGAGTCGGCTCGGCGCGATGGAGGGCCGTGTATGGTCGTGGACTCCGATGTCGCCGCGCGATTCGCCGATACGGAATCCACAGCGGCGGATCGACGGTTGAACATCCGTTACCCCGATATCTGGATCCGGGACTGCGAACCCTACGACGTCAACACTGTGCGCGAGCACATCCTGCTGGTGGTGGAGGTCACTTCCGAATCGACCATCGATGCCGACATCACCGACAAGCGAATCCAGTACGCGGCCGCGGGCATTCCTCGATACCTGATCGTCCGGCTGGACCAGAAGGAAGAGCGCATCGAAGAGATCGAGGAGTACCGTCTCGACTGGTCCGGTCGACGCTACCGCGCCCATACGGTTCATCGACGTGTCTTGCTGCTCGACGACCCGGTCGAGGCGACCATCCCATTCGATGTACTGGAACAGCCCTGA